CTGCTGTTAAATATCTTGTACCGCTAGGACGGGTGTTTATTTCGATAAAATAAGAAATTTCTTCTTTTTCATCAAAAATTATATCTATATCAATAACTCCCTGAGAACCTAAGAGATCAGCGATATTTTTGGCTGTTTCTTTTATATATTCATTATTAACACTTTCAATGTTTAAAGGAGCTGTTTTAAGTTTATCCAAAGGATGAGTACAATCTAAAGTTGTTTTTCCCTTACATACGGGGACAAGAGGAACTGTTTTGTTATTCCATCTTAAAACTTCAATGGATATTTCAAAACCTTCTACAAACTTTTCTGCAAATGATTCTTCAAAATAGGGGATACATTCTTCCAGATCAGATGGAGTTAGTGCAATTTTAACGCCGCTACCACCTTGTCCTTCAAATTTTTTTAATACAACAGGTAAATCTATTTTAGAGTGATTTTTAGAAAATTTATTAAAATCAGGAGTTTTAATTTCATTTTTAATGAAAAATTCTTTGGTTTTTAGTTTATCTCCTGCAGTAATCACCGTATCTAAAGGAGAAGCAACTACTGGAATTCCATAATTATTTTCTAAGTCTTCTTTAAGCATTGAAACTTCAATAAGAGGTTTATCTATTCCAATTAAAGGTACAACTGCATCTACATCTTCTTTAAGTGCAATCTCTTTGGGTTTTTCCATTCCTCTAGGAACAACATACTGGATATCTGCAAGCTCAAGATTTTTTGAATCAGGGTTTGATTCGGTTAATACGCTCGTAATTCTCTCTTTTTTTGCATATAAAGCAATATCATCAAAAAGTCTTGCTCCAATAAATAGAATCTTCATTTTATCACTTAAACAATAATTATGGATAATAACTAAATTAAAATTATTAGTTTTAAACTAAATTAAACTGTTTTTAATTACATGAACTATGCAATGTATATTAACTTTTTGGATAATAATAAATATTGAATTATTATTGATATTAATTTTTAAAAAGCAACAATATTTGAAAAAATTTAAAATTCATAAAGCAGAGTTTTATGTCAAGTAATATGTAAATATAAACTATATATTGGTATTAATAACATTTAGATTATTCAATTAACTCAAAGAAGGTACTTAAAACTTTTTCAATACTATCTTTAACCTCTTTTGAGATATCATGAGCAAGCTCCATACTTTTAGGCTGAATCCCTAAAAGAATTATATCAGCGTCCATGGTTGATTCAAGATATTTTATCAAGAAGGATATGGGCATGGCGTGGGTTGAAATATTGTAATTAGCAATTTCCTCTTTCCTAACTGTACGAATGAAACCAGGCGATTTTGCCATATCCACAGCATCAACAAGGATAATGTGGCTGGGATTTTCCTTTCGTATTAAACCAGTATAGTTTTCAGGAACAGTTCCTCCATCAAAAACAACAACATTATCTTTATGCAGTGATTCACTTAATTTTTTAGCTATAACTGAACCAAGAGCATCGTCACCTTTTATTTCATTACCAATACCCAGAACTGCTATTTTTTTGAAATTATTCAGAAATTCTTTCAATTCTTGTTTGTATGCTATTTAATCCACCACCCATCTTGTAACTTAATTCTATCTTTATACAATCTCCTTTATTTACATTAATTTTTTCTATGGGAATAAGCAGCGGAGGATTAAGCATTGGGGTTGGTCCACAGATAATATCCTCTGTCAGTAAGGTAAATGTAGTTAGTTTAATACCAGAAATGGTGCCCTTGTGAGATATTTTAAAATTTATATCCACTTTTAAATCTTCATCAATTCTCTTTTTAAAATTAATTTCGCTGTATATAACAAAATCACTCATTATTTTATAATATGGCTGTTTATTACCACTAATATCCTCATAACAGATATGATCTCTGTCCATAGTTATAACTTCTGCACCATTTATTATTTTATGAGGAATAACTTCTCCATCCTCTTTTAGATATTTTAAAATAGAATTTAGTACAGGAACCTGTTCTTCATCAATTAAAGCAGTGTCTAACATTTCACATATTATTAAATCTGCTTTTTTAGGAAAAATAACGTCTTTTGCATCATTGTTGATTAAAATAATATTATTAAATAGCCTGAAATTGGACTCTGCAAGTTTTGCTACTTTAGGATCAATTTCAATAGAATAAATAAAATTAGAATAAGGTGCAGCTAAAATTGAGAGTATCCCACAACCTGCACCAATATCATAAACTGTTCCATTAGCCTTCTCTTCAATGGCTTCTAAGAACGCTGTTAATCTCTCTTCATCAGATAAAAGGTTAAAATGATATGTTGTTGTGCGTATCATTGATTTTAGTGATAACAAATCAGATTGGTTCATAACGCACATTTTTGACATTTATTAGTTATCATGACTCTTCTTCTTAAACTGGTCATTGTCTGATAATCTACTATATAGCTCTGATTTATTAATGTATCATTTAAAAATTTATTTAAGGTGATAGTGGACTGCTTTTACTTTTTCCTTCAAGGTCAAGTGCTTTTCCAACAGCTGTACTGGTAAGACGTACGTGTTCTACACCTTTTAGTCTCATTATTTTTTCTGAAAGTGTTCTGATGTATTTTACATCTCCTTTTACGACTACTACTTCCAGGCAATGTTTATCAGTCATGTGTACATGCATAACTGCGTTAATGAAATCTTTGTAGTCATGTTGGATTTCGGTAAGGTCTTCCATTACACCAGTGTAGTGGTGATCGTAAATTACGGCAATAATTCCGATTCTTTCTCCTTCCATCTCGTTCATCCATTGATACCTTACAATATAGTCTTTTAACGCGTCTCGAATACCTTTTGATCTTGATTGGTATCCTCTGTCTTTTAATACTCCATCAAATTCGTTTAACAATTTTTTTGGTAGAGACATACTAATTCTCATCACATTTTTCCCTCCATTAATAATATATTATATTCATACGTTTTGATAGCATTTAAATGTTGTCATTACACAACAATATTGTGCTTATTGGGCAATATTCGTACAAATTTATAATTCTATTTGAATATGTTATTACTATTTAAACTTTGTCATCAGATGACAATATTGTCTGCATTGAACAACAAATAATATTATATAAACGCCTTGTAGTAATATTAACTTATTTATATTAACATCTAAATTTAAATAAATATTATATTTTTGTGAATACTCATATACCTTTGAAAGATCAATTAATAATTGTGATGGATTAATTGGAGGAATTGGTATGAAAGTTAAAGAAGCAATGAATCAAGGTGTAATAGCAATAAAACCTGATACAAAACCATTAGACGCGTTTGAAAAAATGTATAAAGAAGGCATAAGAAGACTTTTTGTAATGGATACAGAGGAAAACCCTGTTGGTGTAATATCATACCTTGATCTTGTAGGCGTACTTGGAACTCTAAAACCCAGCACCAAAAACACTGATAGCTTAAAAATAGAAGATATCATGTCTGAAGATTTAATGACAATATCTGCTGACGATGAAATTGAAGATGCTGCTAATTTAATGTTAAGAGCTGATGTATCAGGATTATTAGTTTTAGAAGATAAAAAACCAGTGGGAGTAATTACAAAAACAGACATTTGTCGGCTGGTAGCAGCTGAAATTTTAGTACCAAGCTAATTTATGACAATTATAAGAAATTCAATTATATTATCAATTATTTTTTTTAATTAATAATTTATATTCAAATAAATAATTTTAAAAATTTGTTTTTATATCAGTTTCGAATAATACTAATTTTAAAGAATATTTAAAAATTTTATTGTTTAATTAATTCAGAAACTGTGATTAATAAAAGAGTGCGGCTGCCGGGATTTGAACCCGGGTCGTAGGCTTGGAAGGCCCAAGTCCTAACCAGACTAGACTACAGCCGCAATGCGGCGTCCGGGATTTGAACCCGGGTCACTGGCGTGGCAGGCCAGAGTCTTAACCAGACTGGACTAACGCCGCATACCATGATTTTGGGTTTATCATATATAAACCTTTAGGTTAAAGTGATAGAATAGTGAAGTAATGTTTTTTGCTATTTTTTAATCACAAAAAGTAGTTAAATTCATTTTATTCGAAACATTTATATAATCCTAAAGGTAATTGTCTTCCGGTTTAAAAAATTTAATTAAAATTTAATAAATAATAATTTTATTTCATTTTATTAAATTGAATATGTCAGAATAAAAAAATAATGAAAATTTAAAAGGAGGGATTTATTACGAATATTAGTTTGAAGAATTTAGGAATTCCTTTGGCTATAGTTGCGTTTATTGTGATTATGTTGATTCCATTGGAGAGCTGGGGTTTAAATTCTGCGGGTCATGCTGCTATTGCTCTGCTTGTATTTGCTATTATTATGTGGGCGACTGAGGCTTTGCATTTGGCCGTTACTTCTTTGATTATTTTGTTTATTCAGCCTATTGTTGGTGTTGAAAGTTTTGACGCTGCTGTAATTGGTTTTGCAAATCCTATCATTTTCTTGATGATTGGTGGTTTTATTATTGCTGAGGCAATTCGTAAAAGTGGATTGGCTACACGTTTAACTTATGCAATGCTTAGAAAATTTGGTACAACTCCCAGTAAGAGTTTATTTGTGTCTGTTTTCTCTACAGGAATTTTGTCTGCATGGATTGAAAATGTTGTGGCTTATGCAATGCTGCTGCCCATTATTAAGGAGATTATACCATTAATGGGTGTTAAGAATCCTGAAAAAGAAGATAGTAATTTTGCAAAATCCATGGTGCTTGGTGGATCTTACGGTTCTCTGGCTGGTGGATTTGGTACAGAAATAGGAACTGCACCTAACCTTATGGCTGCGGCTTATACTGGAATTCCATTTGCAAATTGGATGGTTTTTGGATTCCCATTAGCATTTATGCTAATGACTGTAATTTGGAAGTGGCTTGGATGGGTGTACAAACCAGAAATAAGTGGAATAGTCGGCGGAATGGAGACTATATCTAATAAGATGGAATCTTTAGGGTCAATAACAAAGATAGAGAAAATAACTATAGTTTTACTACTGTTTACTATTGGATTATGGGTTACTTCAAGTTTCACAGGAATAAACAGTTATTCGGTGGCTTTAATTGGTGCAGTGCTTTTCTTTGCATTCAGGGTGATTGAATGGAAGGACGCGCAAAATGGTGTGGATTGGGGTTTAATAATCTTCTTCGGAGGAGCACTATCACTAGGAGCAGCACTACTAAACACCGGAGCGGCAGCGTGGCTGATAAATGATATAATTCTGTTTTTAGGGCCAAACGCATCAACAATGCTCATAACTGTAGTGCTGATGATTATCGCGGTTTCAATTACACAGGTAATGTCAAATATTGCGCTTGCAGCAATATTAGTGCCATTATCCGTTACACTGGCAACAGCACAAGGATTACCAGTAGGAATATATGCAGTACCAGTAGCAATCGCTTGTAGTCTTTCATACATGCTACCAACAGCGGACCCAACCGTAGCAATGGCCTATGGAACAGGATATGTAAAGATCAAGGAAATATTCAAAGCAGGAGTTCCACTGATCATAATAGGAATAATAATGACCATATTAGTACTATTACCTGTAATAAGCTTTGCACCATGGCTCATAGGAGCATAAATATAACATAACAAAAAAATTGCAGATTAAAATATTTTTCTGCAATCATCATTTATTTTTTAATAAAATTTTTCAACAGATTCTTCAATTATTGTAAGATCCACGTTATCTTCAACTATTTCTGCTAATCTATCAATTGAAAACTTTTTAAGTGTTTCAAAATTGTCTTCTGTAAAACCAAGTGTTTCCAAACCATTTTCTGCCCTTAAATAATCTGTAAATACTCTTCTAAATTTAAAATTGTGGAATATACCGTGTAAATAAGTTCCAGCAGTTAATCCATTAATTGCACCGTCATAACCCGACGAAGGATGATTTCCACATCCTTGAACAACTTTAAAAAGTGGTTTAGAGTCTCCAAGAACAGTTAATCCTTCATGAAGTTCATACCCTTTAACAAAATCTCCTTTAATATCTTTAAAAAGGCGATTTCCAAGAACTTCAGCTTTACTTTGAGTAACTATCTTGTCAATCCTTTCAAATTTAGTCTTAGCATCTAAAATACCAATTCCTTCAACACTACCATACTTTGATTCCTTAAATGTTTCGTCGATGATTTTAGTTCCAAGGATTTGATATCCGCCACAAATTCCAAAAACAGGAATTTCTTGAGATAAATGAACTATTTCATCAGTAAAACCAGCATCATTTAATGCTACCATATCGTTTATGGTATTTCTGGTTCCAGGAATGATTAAGGCGTCTATATTTCCAATTTCATCTCCCATTTCAATTAATTTTATTCCTATATCTGGCTCATATTCAAGAGGATCAATATCAGTAAAATTGGAAATTCGGGGCAGTCTCATTACTCCAATATTAATCTTCTCATTTTTACTGTATTTATGCTCAGAAAGAGAAGCAGAATCCTCTTCTGGAAGTTTTAAACTTTCATCATAGGGCATAACACCAAGTACAGGAACTCCTACAATTTCTTCAATCTGGCGGATTCCTGGAATTAATATATCTAGATTACCTCTGAATTTATTGATAATTATTCCTTTTATACGATTCCTATATTTTTCTTCAAGAAGAGTAAATGTCCCTGCTATTGATGCAAAAACACCACCCCTATCAATATCTGCAACTAATAGTACATCAGCATCAGCTAATTCTGCTATTTTCATATTAGCAAGGTCTTTATCTTGCATATTAATTTCAGCAGGAGATCCAGCTCCTTCAATCACAATAATATCATAATTGTTTTTTAAAGATTCTAAAGATTCTTTTATAGCTTTTAAAGCTTTTTCTCTAAAAGAATTTTGGTATTCATAGAAATTCATATCATTAACAGGTTTTCCATGCACAATTACTTGAGATATGAAATCTTCTTTGGGTTTAAGAAGAATAGGATTCATATGATAAGAAGGCTCGACTCCAGCAGCTTCAGCTTGCAGAACCTGCGCAATTGCAATCTCTGCATTTTCATGAGTTGTGTACGAATTTAGTGACATGTTTTGAGATTTGAAAGGTGCTACTTTGTATCCTCTTTTTGAAAATATTCTACAAAGTGCAGCGACAACAACACTTTTTCCAGCGTTTGATGATGTTCCCTGTACCATTATGCATTTA
This portion of the Methanobacterium sp. genome encodes:
- a CDS encoding ATP-grasp domain-containing protein; the protein is MKILFIGARLFDDIALYAKKERITSVLTESNPDSKNLELADIQYVVPRGMEKPKEIALKEDVDAVVPLIGIDKPLIEVSMLKEDLENNYGIPVVASPLDTVITAGDKLKTKEFFIKNEIKTPDFNKFSKNHSKIDLPVVLKKFEGQGGSGVKIALTPSDLEECIPYFEESFAEKFVEGFEISIEVLRWNNKTVPLVPVCKGKTTLDCTHPLDKLKTAPLNIESVNNEYIKETAKNIADLLGSQGVIDIDIIFDEKEEISYFIEINTRPSGTRYLTAASSDINPLNELVDMATGKWKSKNVLKRLKEYYALEIPMGDYKTDKNNYKFRNFHDENCFVIHGPEKFQRITIRSTSMQKAFDTANKLNIDYKKFY
- the hycI gene encoding hydrogenase maturation peptidase HycI — protein: MKEFLNNFKKIAVLGIGNEIKGDDALGSVIAKKLSESLHKDNVVVFDGGTVPENYTGLIRKENPSHIILVDAVDMAKSPGFIRTVRKEEIANYNISTHAMPISFLIKYLESTMDADIILLGIQPKSMELAHDISKEVKDSIEKVLSTFFELIE
- a CDS encoding 50S ribosomal protein L11 methyltransferase, which translates into the protein MIRTTTYHFNLLSDEERLTAFLEAIEEKANGTVYDIGAGCGILSILAAPYSNFIYSIEIDPKVAKLAESNFRLFNNIILINNDAKDVIFPKKADLIICEMLDTALIDEEQVPVLNSILKYLKEDGEVIPHKIINGAEVITMDRDHICYEDISGNKQPYYKIMSDFVIYSEINFKKRIDEDLKVDINFKISHKGTISGIKLTTFTLLTEDIICGPTPMLNPPLLIPIEKINVNKGDCIKIELSYKMGGGLNSIQTRIERISE
- the nikR gene encoding nickel-responsive transcriptional regulator NikR, whose translation is MRISMSLPKKLLNEFDGVLKDRGYQSRSKGIRDALKDYIVRYQWMNEMEGERIGIIAVIYDHHYTGVMEDLTEIQHDYKDFINAVMHVHMTDKHCLEVVVVKGDVKYIRTLSEKIMRLKGVEHVRLTSTAVGKALDLEGKSKSSPLSP
- a CDS encoding CBS domain-containing protein yields the protein MKVKEAMNQGVIAIKPDTKPLDAFEKMYKEGIRRLFVMDTEENPVGVISYLDLVGVLGTLKPSTKNTDSLKIEDIMSEDLMTISADDEIEDAANLMLRADVSGLLVLEDKKPVGVITKTDICRLVAAEILVPS
- a CDS encoding DASS family sodium-coupled anion symporter — encoded protein: MPLAIVAFIVIMLIPLESWGLNSAGHAAIALLVFAIIMWATEALHLAVTSLIILFIQPIVGVESFDAAVIGFANPIIFLMIGGFIIAEAIRKSGLATRLTYAMLRKFGTTPSKSLFVSVFSTGILSAWIENVVAYAMLLPIIKEIIPLMGVKNPEKEDSNFAKSMVLGGSYGSLAGGFGTEIGTAPNLMAAAYTGIPFANWMVFGFPLAFMLMTVIWKWLGWVYKPEISGIVGGMETISNKMESLGSITKIEKITIVLLLFTIGLWVTSSFTGINSYSVALIGAVLFFAFRVIEWKDAQNGVDWGLIIFFGGALSLGAALLNTGAAAWLINDIILFLGPNASTMLITVVLMIIAVSITQVMSNIALAAILVPLSVTLATAQGLPVGIYAVPVAIACSLSYMLPTADPTVAMAYGTGYVKIKEIFKAGVPLIIIGIIMTILVLLPVISFAPWLIGA
- the cobQ gene encoding cobyric acid synthase CobQ — its product is MVQGTSSNAGKSVVVAALCRIFSKRGYKVAPFKSQNMSLNSYTTHENAEIAIAQVLQAEAAGVEPSYHMNPILLKPKEDFISQVIVHGKPVNDMNFYEYQNSFREKALKAIKESLESLKNNYDIIVIEGAGSPAEINMQDKDLANMKIAELADADVLLVADIDRGGVFASIAGTFTLLEEKYRNRIKGIIINKFRGNLDILIPGIRQIEEIVGVPVLGVMPYDESLKLPEEDSASLSEHKYSKNEKINIGVMRLPRISNFTDIDPLEYEPDIGIKLIEMGDEIGNIDALIIPGTRNTINDMVALNDAGFTDEIVHLSQEIPVFGICGGYQILGTKIIDETFKESKYGSVEGIGILDAKTKFERIDKIVTQSKAEVLGNRLFKDIKGDFVKGYELHEGLTVLGDSKPLFKVVQGCGNHPSSGYDGAINGLTAGTYLHGIFHNFKFRRVFTDYLRAENGLETLGFTEDNFETLKKFSIDRLAEIVEDNVDLTIIEESVEKFY